A region of the Flavobacteriaceae bacterium MAR_2010_188 genome:
CATTAATTTTAATGTTGATTTAACACTGCTCAGTATTGCCATAATTTTTCCTTTGGTTTTTACCATTCGAGGTTCTTTTAGAAGAAGGGAAAAAGCCCTTGAACATCTTAGCGAATTTATCAGTACGCTCAAAACGGTAAAGTACTTTTTGATGAGCAATGAAAACATTACGGAAGAAAATCGGCTGGAGATTAATAAAATCTTATTGGATATTAACCATAAAACCCTCGAACATCTCACAAAGAAGGATTATGATATAAAGGGTCTGGACCTTATAACCCACAACGTTTATCGTTTTGTTTCGGAAAAAGATAACCTTATCCCATCCAAATTGCGGGACAGGGTTTTTCGGTTTATGAAAGATATGCACGAATCTATTGAAAATCTTCATGCCATACATTCTCACCGTACTCCAATAAGTTTAAAAGCTTATTGCGAGATATTTATTTATATTTTTCCCTTTATCTATGCACCTACAATCATCTATAATATTGGTCTGACAGGCGCAGACTGGATCGCATATTTCGTAGTGATGCTTACTCAGTTTATACTTATTTCCCTTTATAATATTCAAAATCAATTAGAATATCCATTTGATAATATTGGCATGGACGACATAAATCTAGATAATTTTAGGATTGAGCGATAGGGAATTCCCTGCAATATTTATTTTAGTCTAGTTAGTTATCCTTAAGAAAATCTGTCATTGATGAATTCTGATTATAACGCCCCCGAATTTAAAAAGCTTCTAAGACGTCTTCAAGAAGAAAGTTGGCAGTTAGAGCTTCTAATATCTAGTTTTGTAATATTTGGTCATTTTTCTACCTAAGATACCATTGATGTTCCCCGGATGAATGCTAAAAATTTGGAGTTCTAGCAATACTACCTTATAATGACGTTGGCCCAAAAACCTTGTATGCTATTGATATTTAACATTTTTGCTGCACATAATACTTGGGGTACTTTGGATTGGGGCTCTGGGTCGTCGCTTAATTTCTGGGGACATCGATTATGACAAATTGAATTATGGTAAAAAATTCACGGGATACCTCAAGAAGGAGGCGCTCATTTTATAGATACATAGCGCAATTAGAGAATTATTGCAGCATCAACTTTGCAATATCCTTACTGTTGATTTTCTATGTGCTCGCTATTAGTCTAACCTTTGTAGTAATTCCGCACATTATAGAAGGCTTGGTAACAAATGACAATTTGCCTAATTGCTTGGGATGAGGCGTCGGTATAGTTTTATAGTACTTTTAATCATTAATAGGTTGTTAACTCTTTCTAACCTTTAAGCCTCTCCTATAATTACTTCCAGAATTTTATCAGAGTACTCTTTTGTTTAGGCGATGGTATGATAATTGTTATCTTTAACCAGCAAAAAAAATAAGCTTTAAAATGAAATATATTTTCCCAATTTTACTAGCAACATTCCTACTGGTTTCCTGTAATGACGATAAGAAACCTTTACCTGTTATAGACGAGGATATTGCGGGACGGCATAATGTCGCTTTCGATTCTTTATTGAGCTCCTACAATGAGGGTTTGCTTAAGCTAAATCCTTTGGACGCTACTGCGATTGGAGATAATAGATATAACGATACACTTCCTAATTTCCTATCGGACAGGTATAAGAATCAATTTCAGAATTTTTACCTAGATTTTCAGAGACAGATAAATAACTATAAGGAAAATACGATGTCCGTTGATCAGATAATTAGCAAACGGATAATTGAATGGGAATGTAACATGAAATTACAGTCCCTAAAATTCAACACTAACCTTACCCCAATTAATCAATTTTCAACTTTACAATTAGCAATGGGACAAATGGCGAGCGGTAAGGGCTCACAACCATTTAAAACTACGAAGGATTATAGAAATTGGATAAAAAGATTACACAATTATAGCGACTGGCTTACTACTGTAAAAGCTAAAATGGAACAAGGAGTAAAGGAAAAATACGTTTTGCCTACTGCTTTGATAACAAAGTTGACCCCGCAATTAAAAGAACTATCAGAATCTGACGTCAAAAAACACCTTTTTTATACTCCGGTATTAAATTTTCCCGAAACCGTTCCTGCTTCAGACAGAGCAGAGTTAACGAAAGAATATGATTCTATAATTTCAACAGAAATTATTCCTGCCTATTCAAAATTATACGATTATGTTTCTACCGATTATCTAAAGGCTGGAAGAAAGAGCAGCGGAATTTCCGAAGTGAAAGATGGTACCGCTTTGTATAATTATTACATTAAGTTATATACAACTACCGACAAAACCGCTGATGAAATCCACAATCTAGGTCTTAGTGAGGTCAAGCGGATTTCTAAAGCCATGGATTCCATTAAAAACGTAGTTGGATTTAAAGGTAGCCTTAAGGCCTTTTTTGATGAAGTAAGACACAAGAAAGAATTGATGCCTTATAGTAATGCCGATGATGTTATTGCGCATTTTAATTCTATACATGACAAGATGCTTCCTCAGCTTGAAACTCTTTTCGATTTAAAACCCACGACGGAATTTGAAGTTAGACGTACCGAAAAGTTCCGTGAAGCGTCTGCCAGTGCAGAATATAATCCAGGATCTTTGGATGGCAGTAGACCTGGGATTTTTTATGTACCAATTCCTGATGTTGCTGCTTATAATACCTTTTCAGATGAATCGCTTTTTCTACATGAAGCAATACCTGGACATCATTATCAAATTTCACTTCAGCAAGAAAATGACAGCCTTCCGGGATTCAGAAAGAATCTTTGGTACAGTGGTTATGGAGAAGGATGGGCACTTTATTGTGAATCCTTAGGAAAAGAACTAGGTCTTTACGAAGACCCTTATCAGTATTTTGGTATGCTTAGCGCAGAAATGCACAGAGCGATTAGATTGGTGGTAGATACAGGTATCCACTCTAAAGGTTGGAGCAGAGAAAAGGCTATTCAATATTCCTTAGACAATGAGGCAGAGAGTAAAGAGAGCATTACCGCAGAGATTGAAAGATACATGGCAATCCCAGGACAAGCACTGTCATATAAGATTGGCCAACTAAAAATATTAGAACTTCGAGAAAGAGCCAAGAAAGACCTAGGAGATAAATTCAAAATTGCCGAATTTCATAATCAAGTTTTAGAATCGGGTTGCCTTCCACTTGCGCTACTTGAAGAGAAAATCAATATCTGGATCAAGGCCAATGACTAACATCAGAAATATTGGTTTCGGGTTACTTTTCCTAATTGGTTATTGCAATTTAGTTGCACAGACCATAGTGATTTCTGAAGAAACCAATAATCCTGTTTCATTTGCGACGGTTTCGTTTAATAACGGATATGGTGTTTTTGCTGATGAGGATGGAAAATTCTTTTATTCGGAAAAAATTTATCCTGGAATTGATTCTTTGATTATTACTGCACTTGGTTTTAAGGATTTAAAACTGAGCACAGCAAACGTCCCAAAAATCTTAAAACTTGAAACAGAAGCATCAGAATTAGATGAAGTCGTCATAAGGATGGCATTACCAAAGGATTTTAAAGAGGAAACTTTGAAGCCTTACCTAGATGATGACTACTATAAAAGTTGGTTGCCAACGGTTGATTCCGAAGTTGCAGTATTCTTTCCAAATGAAGATCAAGGATTAAAAAAGATTACCGAAGTTCATTTGCCTTTAACATTAGAATCGAAGGATTGGGAAAGGCGCAATAAATCTAATGCTGAAAAAAAACCGTTCTCCACTCTATTCAAAATAAAATTTTACGGAAACGATAATGGATTACCAGCGAATGTTTTATCTAATGAAGTCATTGTCTTTAGAGCTACCGAAAAAATGGGCGATGTTTTTAATCTCGACGTATCAGACAAAAACATAATAATACCTAAAACCGGAATTTATGTGTCTATTCAAGTATTGGGCTATACTGATAAAGGCGGAAAACTACTTCCAAATAAAAAATTCAAGGAGATTAAAACCGGAACCGAAATTGTTAGGATACCAACTAACTTTCGGCCGTTGTTGCCATTTACAGATGAAATGGAACAAGACAGAACTTTTATAAAACGCGTATT
Encoded here:
- a CDS encoding hypothetical protein (manually curated), which translates into the protein MILSAAVTFFSFRYNINFNVDLTLLSIAIIFPLVFTIRGSFRRREKALEHLSEFISTLKTVKYFLMSNENITEENRLEINKILLDINHKTLEHLTKKDYDIKGLDLITHNVYRFVSEKDNLIPSKLRDRVFRFMKDMHESIENLHAIHSHRTPISLKAYCEIFIYIFPFIYAPTIIYNIGLTGADWIAYFVVMLTQFILISLYNIQNQLEYPFDNIGMDDINLDNFRIER
- a CDS encoding Uncharacterized conserved protein, DUF885 familyt; protein product: MKYIFPILLATFLLVSCNDDKKPLPVIDEDIAGRHNVAFDSLLSSYNEGLLKLNPLDATAIGDNRYNDTLPNFLSDRYKNQFQNFYLDFQRQINNYKENTMSVDQIISKRIIEWECNMKLQSLKFNTNLTPINQFSTLQLAMGQMASGKGSQPFKTTKDYRNWIKRLHNYSDWLTTVKAKMEQGVKEKYVLPTALITKLTPQLKELSESDVKKHLFYTPVLNFPETVPASDRAELTKEYDSIISTEIIPAYSKLYDYVSTDYLKAGRKSSGISEVKDGTALYNYYIKLYTTTDKTADEIHNLGLSEVKRISKAMDSIKNVVGFKGSLKAFFDEVRHKKELMPYSNADDVIAHFNSIHDKMLPQLETLFDLKPTTEFEVRRTEKFREASASAEYNPGSLDGSRPGIFYVPIPDVAAYNTFSDESLFLHEAIPGHHYQISLQQENDSLPGFRKNLWYSGYGEGWALYCESLGKELGLYEDPYQYFGMLSAEMHRAIRLVVDTGIHSKGWSREKAIQYSLDNEAESKESITAEIERYMAIPGQALSYKIGQLKILELRERAKKDLGDKFKIAEFHNQVLESGCLPLALLEEKINIWIKAND